Proteins encoded within one genomic window of Fusobacterium perfoetens:
- a CDS encoding DUF2262 domain-containing protein — protein sequence MKKILVDNFEIEKNDWGYYFTASIDFLGQDSELLLNYDTEDEVSEVELKDILNKSLEKINNMLEKAEKNKPQLMELLKEKDYINLATKWVKWEEGGIKVEEEENCYLINDTKVYTPITEEDFEKSMNFGEIATDIYSDGETEDMSVYITFEPDYFVGHCIECYIEENGNFLVNGLAG from the coding sequence ATGAAAAAAATATTAGTAGATAATTTTGAAATAGAGAAAAATGATTGGGGATATTATTTTACTGCCAGTATTGATTTTTTAGGACAAGATTCAGAATTACTTTTAAACTACGATACAGAAGATGAGGTTTCTGAAGTTGAATTAAAAGATATTTTAAATAAATCTTTAGAAAAAATAAATAATATGCTTGAAAAAGCTGAAAAAAATAAACCACAGCTTATGGAACTTTTAAAAGAAAAAGATTATATAAATCTTGCAACAAAATGGGTAAAATGGGAAGAAGGCGGAATAAAAGTTGAAGAAGAAGAAAATTGCTATCTTATAAATGATACTAAAGTTTATACTCCAATAACTGAAGAAGATTTTGAAAAGAGTATGAATTTTGGAGAGATTGCAACAGATATTTATTCAGATGGAGAAACAGAGGATATGTCAGTCTATATTACTTTTGAGCCTGATTATTTTGTAGGACATTGTATAGAATGTTATATTGAGGAAAATGGAAATTTTTTAGTTAATGGATTAGCAGGATAA
- a CDS encoding YwqG family protein: MLDKNMLEISKRNAILINYSEDENKEKLPKGTSKIGGKPDLPKDFQWFYYEGEDYKKIVENRPLSFLMQINCEEVYKYDKESLLPEKGMLYFFYELFTMTWGFSPQDRGSAKVFYYDGEIEDLVSADFPEDMEKDCIIPESKINFESMNDYPIDFLDYYDPDDSDEEMDRKEKEFEKDLEELGYKADTTKLLGHPELIQGEYWEECEGVAGKNIYYGSAPIKYGSDEVKKSIKENAKEWILLMQVSELEIGDYGLYFGDSGKIYFNIRKEDLKNKNFDNVWLILQCY, from the coding sequence ATGCTAGATAAAAATATGCTTGAAATTTCAAAGAGAAATGCAATTTTAATAAATTATTCTGAAGATGAAAATAAGGAAAAACTGCCAAAAGGAACTTCAAAGATTGGCGGGAAACCTGATTTACCAAAAGATTTTCAATGGTTTTATTATGAAGGAGAAGATTATAAAAAAATAGTTGAAAACAGACCACTTTCATTTTTAATGCAGATTAATTGTGAAGAAGTCTATAAATATGATAAAGAAAGCCTTTTACCTGAAAAAGGAATGTTATATTTTTTCTATGAATTATTTACTATGACTTGGGGATTTTCTCCGCAAGACAGAGGAAGTGCAAAAGTTTTCTATTATGACGGAGAGATAGAAGATTTAGTTTCTGCTGATTTTCCTGAAGATATGGAAAAAGATTGTATAATTCCTGAATCTAAAATAAATTTTGAAAGTATGAATGACTATCCTATTGATTTTTTAGATTATTATGACCCTGATGATAGTGATGAAGAAATGGATAGAAAAGAAAAAGAATTTGAAAAAGATTTAGAGGAATTGGGATATAAAGCTGACACTACAAAACTTTTAGGACACCCTGAACTTATCCAAGGAGAATATTGGGAAGAGTGTGAGGGAGTGGCTGGAAAAAATATCTATTACGGCTCTGCTCCTATAAAATATGGCAGTGATGAAGTTAAAAAATCTATAAAAGAAAATGCAAAAGAGTGGATTTTACTTATGCAGGTAAGTGAATTGGAAATTGGAGATTATGGATTATACTTTGGAGACAGCGGAAAAATATATTTTAATATCAGAAAAGAAGATTTAAAGAATAAAAACTTTGATAATGTCTGGTTAATTCTTCAATGCTATTAA
- a CDS encoding DUF4253 domain-containing protein — protein MLNMSDLAKEFVEFFDCEYEYFPNNTYEEIMEKFEKYSKEGKEKGYFPVIVTVDETLLESLSFNISDDEEFNIEDVRDYRKRYISSIFSEGGKNILRDLINIRKTEAEDDEISFSEEILGEFEETEEEKLNSPIGFLNYDTDKPEELFIVKVPVKNPWEIFAWFPMGNWNECPSTSEHMAISRYWYEKFGAVPITITHDVLEYKIEKIITDKETAMETAVEMYGYCPDVDQSYETLGQLAGSLVNSSVWYFWWD, from the coding sequence ATGTTAAATATGAGTGATTTAGCAAAGGAATTTGTAGAATTTTTTGATTGTGAATATGAGTATTTTCCTAATAATACATATGAAGAAATTATGGAAAAATTTGAAAAATACAGCAAAGAGGGAAAAGAAAAAGGATATTTTCCTGTGATTGTAACTGTTGATGAAACTCTTTTAGAAAGTTTATCTTTTAATATATCAGATGATGAAGAGTTTAATATAGAAGATGTAAGAGATTATAGAAAAAGATATATCTCATCTATTTTTTCAGAGGGTGGGAAAAATATTTTAAGAGATTTAATAAATATAAGAAAAACAGAAGCTGAAGATGATGAGATATCTTTTAGTGAAGAGATACTTGGAGAGTTTGAAGAAACTGAAGAAGAAAAGCTTAATTCTCCAATAGGATTTTTAAATTATGATACAGATAAACCTGAAGAACTATTTATAGTAAAAGTTCCTGTGAAAAATCCTTGGGAGATATTTGCTTGGTTTCCTATGGGAAATTGGAATGAATGTCCTAGCACATCAGAACATATGGCAATATCAAGATATTGGTATGAAAAATTTGGAGCTGTACCTATTACAATAACTCACGATGTATTGGAGTATAAAATTGAAAAAATCATTACTGATAAAGAAACAGCTATGGAAACAGCAGTAGAGATGTATGGATATTGCCCTGATGTAGACCAAAGTTATGAAACTCTTGGACAACTTGCAGGAAGTTTAGTTAATTCTAGTGTATGGTATTTTTGGTGGGATTAG
- a CDS encoding DUF4241 domain-containing protein: MERYNLSAEHLVKLLYRKKINRVTTTPNSENFFNSPVFTKVFGNNSVNNNYKISWEEINRTEIRLKTNFPKVLRRYYHECGDLEINSCFSSILNLDEIGFSHTWEREALEDDEVSNDEIEKALEKTDNFLIFWTENQGVWNAGIKKEDLALENPPVYMTTNDDLYSWEKVTDDIDTFIILQILDNLQSSEFYFLTFDSEEIDSLLSDKKISKDELLKNPFGIKERNLKFPTYSIYDYEGDKIYIFQMKDDKFEKCLLIKPSVKKDETSYADKILLKIAGILSANDRKIIKKLELIFEDFRNYLRNDINLRYINDEINNLSDKEKIKFKKIELKIVAMILFLSENGYICYLDWKCELEDFQMISDVMKKVGIAENICNIEDLNLDEDDDIEIWSEEFNKVFSKKDIFIGNINTSSDSYSIFPVNKENLKKLKELGNRIGMKIDFLNYSEGEKNMEKNWQEMYERNKEKFRCKIDLESYFTEKKIGEMEIDTLDIGEVNLPTGEILACDPLVELGEAKTFLQKTPVGKFPVKIAVVLSEDYGNRYACVKVEFNKNKPVVYELAVTGNEKEMDEAGEDEFYGFGVDAGMGCVADKKSQDEYSKYWKKLEEEGNADNPYDDIFEELLEESFKKFPKYQRDCGDWANFIIPDTDLNIPVFASGWGDGYYPCYFGYDEKGELCGFYIHFIDIEKEYSDEEEE; the protein is encoded by the coding sequence ATGGAGAGATATAATTTATCAGCAGAGCATTTAGTTAAACTATTATATAGAAAAAAGATTAACAGAGTAACTACTACTCCAAATTCAGAAAACTTTTTTAATAGTCCTGTTTTTACAAAAGTTTTTGGAAATAATTCGGTAAATAATAATTATAAAATAAGCTGGGAAGAGATAAACAGAACTGAAATCAGATTAAAAACCAATTTTCCAAAAGTTTTAAGAAGATATTATCACGAATGCGGAGATTTAGAGATAAACAGTTGTTTCAGCAGTATTTTAAATTTAGATGAGATTGGATTTTCTCACACTTGGGAGAGAGAAGCTTTAGAAGATGATGAAGTTTCCAATGACGAGATAGAAAAGGCTTTAGAGAAAACAGATAATTTTTTAATATTTTGGACTGAAAATCAAGGTGTATGGAATGCAGGTATAAAAAAAGAGGACTTAGCTTTGGAAAATCCCCCTGTATATATGACAACCAATGATGATTTATATTCTTGGGAAAAAGTAACAGATGATATTGATACTTTTATAATATTACAAATCTTAGATAATTTACAAAGCAGTGAATTTTATTTTTTAACTTTTGATAGTGAAGAGATAGATTCTCTTTTATCAGATAAAAAAATATCAAAAGATGAGCTACTAAAAAATCCATTTGGAATAAAAGAGAGAAATTTAAAATTTCCTACTTATTCAATTTATGATTATGAGGGAGATAAAATCTATATTTTTCAAATGAAAGATGATAAGTTTGAGAAATGTCTATTAATAAAACCAAGTGTAAAAAAAGATGAAACTTCTTATGCTGACAAAATTTTATTAAAAATAGCTGGTATCCTCTCTGCCAATGATAGAAAAATTATAAAAAAATTGGAACTTATTTTTGAAGATTTTCGTAATTATTTAAGAAACGATATAAATTTAAGATATATTAATGATGAAATAAATAATCTTTCTGATAAAGAAAAAATTAAATTTAAAAAAATAGAACTAAAGATTGTGGCTATGATTTTATTTTTAAGTGAAAATGGATATATTTGCTATCTAGATTGGAAATGTGAGCTAGAAGATTTTCAAATGATTTCTGATGTAATGAAAAAAGTTGGCATAGCTGAAAATATTTGTAATATTGAAGACTTAAACCTTGATGAAGATGATGATATAGAGATTTGGAGTGAAGAGTTTAACAAGGTATTCAGTAAAAAAGATATTTTCATTGGAAATATTAATACTAGCTCTGACAGCTATTCTATTTTCCCTGTAAATAAAGAAAATCTAAAAAAATTAAAAGAATTGGGAAATAGAATTGGTATGAAAATAGATTTTTTAAATTATTCAGAGGGGGAAAAAAATATGGAAAAAAATTGGCAAGAAATGTATGAAAGAAACAAAGAAAAATTTAGATGTAAGATAGATTTAGAGAGCTATTTCACTGAAAAGAAAATAGGAGAAATGGAAATTGATACTTTAGATATTGGAGAAGTTAATCTTCCTACAGGAGAGATTCTAGCTTGTGATCCTTTGGTAGAACTTGGAGAAGCAAAAACATTTCTTCAAAAAACTCCTGTTGGAAAATTTCCTGTAAAAATAGCTGTAGTACTAAGTGAAGATTATGGAAACAGATATGCTTGTGTAAAAGTTGAATTTAATAAAAATAAACCAGTTGTTTATGAATTAGCTGTAACAGGAAATGAAAAAGAAATGGACGAAGCAGGAGAAGATGAGTTCTATGGATTTGGTGTTGACGCAGGAATGGGGTGTGTAGCAGATAAAAAATCTCAAGATGAGTATTCAAAATATTGGAAAAAACTTGAAGAAGAGGGAAATGCAGACAATCCTTATGATGATATTTTTGAAGAACTGTTAGAAGAAAGTTTTAAAAAGTTTCCTAAATATCAAAGAGATTGTGGAGATTGGGCTAATTTTATAATTCCTGATACTGACTTAAATATTCCTGTTTTTGCGTCAGGCTGGGGAGATGGATATTATCCTTGCTATTTTGGATATGATGAAAAAGGAGAACTTTGTGGATTCTATATTCACTTTATAGATATTGAAAAAGAATATTCTGACGAAGAGGAGGAATAA
- a CDS encoding DUF5713 family protein: MKKLNSDFIYLEDMYNDDYYPRFLVDKVKDCIVEVVEFLEKEEYEDLEEVQEKLDEMTEKINDLQEEFDENDSEIETVARDSIGVTVEKILNYFEIDIDIEEAIRERDW; the protein is encoded by the coding sequence ATGAAAAAATTAAATTCTGATTTTATTTATTTGGAAGATATGTATAATGATGATTATTATCCAAGATTTTTAGTAGATAAAGTAAAAGATTGTATAGTGGAAGTAGTTGAGTTTTTAGAAAAAGAAGAATATGAGGATTTAGAAGAAGTTCAAGAAAAACTTGATGAAATGACAGAAAAAATTAATGATTTACAAGAAGAGTTTGATGAAAATGATAGTGAAATTGAAACAGTGGCAAGAGATAGTATCGGAGTAACTGTTGAAAAAATTCTTAATTATTTTGAAATAGATATTGATATAGAGGAAGCCATAAGAGAAAGAGATTGGTAA
- a CDS encoding DUF4274 domain-containing protein codes for MLKIEDILREDFDWENVEIDEDEFDELETALIIDYLKKNTPKERQLLAIDWNFDNSKEVIKWIAEQPDTDKGTALFLYWYMNPQFFKKYKNREECEEEGDWVLEDYDIVETLEKNYLSGFYKNQKYAFNPKNDVYSGYDWTNEVEKDEMKAKIPEEMYIALEGEVLESPNWGEGIPDDIIPILDKLYEALDEE; via the coding sequence ATGCTAAAAATAGAAGATATTTTAAGAGAAGATTTTGACTGGGAAAATGTAGAAATTGATGAAGATGAATTTGATGAGTTAGAAACAGCTTTAATTATAGATTATCTAAAGAAAAACACTCCAAAAGAAAGACAGCTTTTGGCAATAGATTGGAACTTTGATAATTCTAAGGAAGTTATCAAATGGATAGCAGAACAGCCTGATACTGACAAGGGAACAGCTTTATTTTTATATTGGTATATGAATCCTCAATTTTTTAAAAAATATAAAAATAGAGAAGAATGTGAAGAGGAGGGTGATTGGGTTTTAGAAGATTATGATATTGTAGAAACTCTTGAAAAAAATTATCTTTCAGGATTTTATAAAAATCAAAAATATGCTTTTAATCCTAAAAATGATGTGTATTCTGGATATGATTGGACAAATGAAGTTGAGAAAGATGAGATGAAAGCTAAGATACCTGAAGAAATGTATATAGCTTTAGAGGGAGAAGTTTTGGAAAGTCCAAATTGGGGAGAGGGAATACCTGATGATATTATACCTATTTTAGATAAACTTTATGAAGCATTAGATGAAGAATAG
- the creD gene encoding cell envelope integrity protein CreD, giving the protein MISLKDNNSLVKKIGFLFVLAVLLQIPMFFIHRIIDDRGYSYNNMVEEIGNEWGRKQTIGGVFLIIPYSDKKIEYNDSGKKIESSVVKDYIILPDKLNVKVNLKDEVRERGIYKTTVYNGDIILEGEFPKLINVLPNNNIYPYNIGIGIGITDTKSLMKVEEMKVEGKDIKLESGTGIKQYPLNTGVSGRIYENLLQKDKIYFSIKFSLRGNGGIEVLPFGRENHFEVESTWKAPKFYGILPSTKVIDENGFKAEWEVSSFVRNYKQDFVDGYYSDITEGKIGVDLYEGVTHYRQVMRAVKYSMLFIMLSLFVVYIFEVTSKRFTHYVQYGVVGFSLTMFYLVLLSMSEYFSFNLAYIIATLMVVIPNSLYIKAVTKNSKYGVGMLVFLSGIYAVLYSILKMEQYALITGTLLLMTVLYVMMYITRNIETSEEI; this is encoded by the coding sequence ATGATTAGTTTAAAAGATAATAATTCACTTGTAAAAAAGATTGGGTTTCTTTTTGTTTTAGCAGTTCTTCTCCAAATACCAATGTTTTTTATTCACAGAATAATAGATGACAGAGGTTATTCATATAATAATATGGTAGAAGAAATTGGAAATGAGTGGGGAAGAAAACAAACTATTGGAGGAGTATTTTTAATAATACCATACAGTGATAAAAAAATAGAATATAATGATTCTGGGAAAAAAATAGAAAGTTCAGTTGTAAAAGATTATATTATTTTGCCAGATAAATTAAATGTAAAAGTTAATTTAAAAGATGAAGTAAGAGAAAGAGGGATTTATAAAACAACTGTATATAATGGAGATATTATTTTAGAGGGAGAATTTCCTAAATTAATAAATGTATTGCCTAATAATAATATATATCCATACAATATAGGAATTGGAATAGGAATAACAGATACTAAATCTTTAATGAAAGTTGAAGAAATGAAAGTAGAGGGAAAAGATATAAAATTAGAATCTGGAACAGGTATTAAACAATATCCGTTAAATACAGGAGTATCTGGAAGAATATATGAAAATTTATTACAAAAAGATAAAATATATTTTTCTATTAAATTTAGTTTAAGAGGAAATGGTGGCATTGAAGTTCTGCCATTTGGTAGAGAAAATCATTTTGAAGTAGAATCAACTTGGAAAGCTCCAAAATTTTATGGAATTTTGCCAAGCACAAAAGTAATTGATGAAAATGGATTTAAGGCAGAATGGGAAGTATCTTCTTTTGTAAGAAATTATAAACAGGATTTTGTTGATGGATATTACTCAGATATTACAGAGGGAAAAATCGGAGTAGATTTATATGAGGGGGTAACTCATTACAGACAAGTTATGAGAGCTGTAAAATATAGTATGCTGTTTATAATGTTAAGTCTTTTTGTAGTATATATTTTTGAAGTAACAAGCAAAAGATTTACTCACTATGTCCAATATGGAGTGGTTGGATTTTCTCTTACAATGTTTTATTTAGTTCTGCTTTCAATGTCTGAATATTTTAGTTTTAATTTAGCTTATATAATTGCTACCCTGATGGTAGTAATTCCAAATTCATTATATATAAAAGCTGTAACTAAAAATAGTAAATATGGAGTTGGAATGTTAGTATTTTTATCAGGAATATATGCAGTGCTTTATTCTATTTTAAAGATGGAGCAATATGCTCTTATAACAGGAACTCTTTTACTTATGACAGTTCTTTATGTAATGATGTATATTACAAGAAACATTGAAACTTCTGAGGAAATATAA
- a CDS encoding ankyrin repeat domain-containing protein: protein MGANSFITACKNRQKSIIKVFLNSKKIDINERDDMGRTGLFYSCGEGDREIVKLLIEAGADVNLGDNNSITPLHQGAVKGNKDILELLVKNGGDINALDFKGRTPIIYAIMQNKSEAAFKCIELGADTTLKDNEGHLPIDYATTNGLKELVNFLSAGEKDNFGNTPLHQACYNNQSEVVKALLKSSSSEINNINDSGETPLILAVKNENQYIAELLIENKADVNLAANNGESPLHFSAKKNNQNICKILLENGGNPNSRNKNGETPLITAVLWGKKDNVLELINHGADTKITDNNGKSPEYYASEKGYTEILEMLIMSE, encoded by the coding sequence ATGGGAGCAAATTCATTTATAACAGCCTGCAAAAACAGACAGAAATCTATTATAAAAGTATTTCTGAACTCAAAAAAAATAGATATAAATGAAAGAGATGATATGGGAAGAACAGGTCTTTTTTACAGCTGTGGGGAGGGAGACAGAGAAATTGTAAAACTTTTAATAGAAGCTGGAGCTGATGTTAATTTAGGAGACAATAACAGTATAACCCCTCTTCATCAAGGAGCTGTGAAAGGAAATAAAGATATTTTAGAATTGTTGGTAAAAAACGGTGGAGATATAAATGCTCTTGACTTTAAAGGAAGAACTCCAATTATATATGCTATTATGCAGAATAAAAGTGAAGCTGCTTTTAAATGTATAGAACTTGGAGCTGATACAACTTTAAAAGATAATGAAGGACATCTTCCAATAGATTATGCAACTACAAATGGATTAAAAGAACTTGTAAATTTTTTGTCAGCAGGGGAAAAAGATAATTTTGGAAATACACCTTTACATCAAGCTTGTTATAATAATCAAAGTGAAGTGGTAAAAGCTCTCTTAAAATCTTCTTCCTCTGAAATAAATAATATTAATGACAGTGGAGAAACTCCTCTTATTTTAGCAGTAAAAAATGAAAATCAATATATTGCAGAGTTATTAATTGAAAATAAAGCTGATGTTAACCTAGCTGCAAATAATGGTGAATCTCCTCTTCATTTTAGTGCTAAAAAAAATAATCAAAATATCTGTAAAATTTTATTGGAAAATGGTGGAAATCCAAATTCCAGAAATAAAAATGGAGAAACTCCTCTTATAACAGCAGTTTTATGGGGAAAGAAAGATAATGTTTTAGAACTTATAAATCATGGTGCTGATACTAAAATAACAGATAATAATGGAAAATCTCCTGAATATTATGCTAGTGAAAAAGGATATACAGAAATTCTTGAAATGCTTATAATGTCTGAATAG
- a CDS encoding ankyrin repeat domain-containing protein yields the protein MEIDVYSLQELYRKNLSFEERKKEYEKYQPDDEDSYGNTVFHITAKFADSEIFEYFFMTAKLQGKTKIFKTNKYGQTPFFMLNDIKNPEEKYKDIKKIIKILTENSGNINKRDESGEIFYHKCADYQKYTIFEIMNELGIKYDKPILSNGWNVLHIACASLHRIDYYLKNEEEYKKQEEPYLRTIKAILNSGIDIDTKTAIEKLAYDLAFETRNKRACSLLKNADEDDKTFGIGLHEACWFGYEDIVKEYILRKSDLNEIYEGNMGELKKLSPLAIASKHLHKDIVKILIENGADVCERDGENGLNSFYYFAKTMINTGINIKGKKTKENFQEITKYYLKDKNFLNSYVDDEYNTPVNLLCSISNRFNWIEEEKAEFIIFEKLIDSGADVNIGDKNGNTPLHKLFKNGGDKIADMTELLMENGADPNSKNIDGETPLMLLSNIWREEEGIEALEILENYNVDTSITNNKGETALDTALKMKKEKLAQYLINIGG from the coding sequence ATGGAAATTGATGTATATTCTCTGCAGGAACTTTATAGAAAAAACTTATCTTTTGAAGAAAGAAAAAAGGAGTATGAAAAATATCAGCCAGATGATGAAGATTCTTATGGAAATACAGTTTTTCATATTACTGCAAAATTTGCTGACAGTGAAATTTTTGAATATTTTTTCATGACAGCAAAACTTCAAGGAAAGACAAAAATTTTTAAAACTAACAAATATGGACAGACACCGTTTTTTATGCTGAATGATATAAAAAATCCTGAAGAAAAATATAAAGATATAAAAAAGATAATAAAAATTCTTACAGAAAATAGCGGAAATATAAATAAAAGAGATGAATCAGGAGAGATATTTTATCATAAATGTGCCGATTATCAAAAATACACAATTTTTGAAATAATGAATGAGCTGGGAATAAAATATGATAAACCAATTTTATCAAATGGCTGGAATGTTTTGCATATTGCCTGTGCTTCACTGCATAGAATAGATTACTATTTAAAAAATGAGGAAGAATATAAAAAACAAGAAGAGCCATATTTAAGAACTATAAAAGCAATTTTAAATTCCGGTATAGATATTGATACAAAAACAGCAATAGAAAAACTTGCTTATGATTTAGCTTTTGAAACAAGAAATAAAAGAGCCTGCTCATTATTAAAAAATGCAGATGAAGATGACAAGACTTTTGGAATTGGTCTGCATGAAGCCTGCTGGTTTGGATATGAGGATATAGTAAAAGAATATATATTAAGAAAAAGTGATTTAAATGAAATTTATGAGGGAAATATGGGAGAGCTTAAAAAACTCTCCCCTCTTGCCATAGCTTCAAAACATCTGCACAAAGATATTGTAAAAATTCTTATAGAAAATGGTGCTGATGTTTGTGAAAGAGATGGTGAAAACGGACTAAACAGTTTTTATTACTTTGCTAAGACTATGATAAATACAGGAATAAATATTAAAGGTAAAAAGACAAAAGAAAATTTTCAAGAGATAACTAAATATTATCTGAAAGATAAAAATTTTTTAAACAGTTATGTTGATGATGAATACAATACACCAGTTAATTTATTATGCAGTATTTCAAATAGATTTAATTGGATTGAAGAAGAAAAAGCAGAGTTTATTATTTTTGAAAAATTAATAGACAGCGGAGCTGATGTAAATATAGGAGATAAAAACGGAAATACCCCTCTTCATAAATTATTTAAAAACGGCGGGGATAAAATAGCAGATATGACAGAGCTTTTAATGGAGAATGGAGCTGATCCTAACAGTAAAAATATAGACGGAGAAACACCTCTTATGTTACTTTCTAATATTTGGAGAGAGGAAGAGGGAATAGAAGCTTTGGAAATTTTAGAAAATTATAATGTAGACACTTCTATTACAAATAACAAAGGAGAAACTGCTTTAGATACAGCTTTAAAAATGAAAAAAGAAAAATTAGCACAGTATCTTATAAATATAGGAGGTTAG
- a CDS encoding DUF1266 domain-containing protein — protein MSNEVKKAQEEMEKLMKQHMKDIYGENFENMGDLMKQALENSMADLENNIDIEAIQNAVPGVDTAAIMKKMQEAKEEAVKNGTNAIEAQAAEVTNAMNEMFSSGNTNLQDIISEQMKQFQAMTGIEDFTKLTPEDMQNYYENQMNMWNGLEEDVSLEDVGTLIQNMYDSLPEGNKIKVKNGDEYIEKFEIMLSGILSYINGHDNDTLDVEEHNEFFHDRINYILTEFWGIENKDDVYNTIAWLLNEGHTDEYLGYANADTVDELINEDMDEEEIEIVKNGFEFTKYFKDKLPENIMLGWDYGRAAAIVRWSYFMNYISEEEAWEILDKIAGVMIGTFNSWKEFGISYIVGGLFWTYRKDPSETYSRYYETVEALEGLLTETGEEEDGEWLRNPWIEEVL, from the coding sequence ATGTCTAATGAAGTAAAAAAAGCTCAAGAGGAAATGGAAAAATTAATGAAACAGCATATGAAAGATATTTACGGAGAAAATTTTGAAAATATGGGAGATTTAATGAAACAGGCTCTTGAAAATTCTATGGCTGATTTAGAAAATAACATAGATATAGAAGCAATTCAAAATGCAGTTCCCGGAGTAGATACAGCTGCAATAATGAAAAAAATGCAGGAAGCCAAAGAGGAAGCTGTTAAAAATGGAACTAATGCAATAGAAGCCCAAGCTGCAGAAGTAACAAATGCCATGAATGAAATGTTTTCATCTGGAAATACAAATCTTCAGGATATTATATCCGAGCAGATGAAACAATTTCAAGCTATGACAGGAATAGAAGATTTTACAAAATTAACACCGGAAGATATGCAGAACTATTATGAAAACCAGATGAATATGTGGAATGGGTTAGAAGAAGATGTTTCTTTGGAGGATGTAGGAACTTTAATCCAAAATATGTATGATTCATTACCTGAAGGAAATAAAATAAAAGTAAAAAATGGTGACGAATATATAGAAAAATTTGAAATTATGCTTTCAGGAATTTTATCTTACATTAACGGGCATGATAATGATACTTTAGATGTGGAAGAACACAATGAATTTTTCCATGATAGAATAAATTATATTCTTACTGAATTTTGGGGAATAGAAAATAAAGATGATGTCTATAATACTATAGCATGGTTATTAAATGAAGGGCATACAGATGAATATTTAGGTTATGCAAATGCAGATACTGTTGATGAACTTATAAATGAAGATATGGACGAAGAAGAAATTGAAATTGTAAAAAATGGATTTGAGTTTACAAAATATTTCAAAGACAAGCTTCCAGAAAATATTATGCTTGGCTGGGATTATGGAAGAGCTGCCGCAATAGTTCGCTGGTCATATTTTATGAATTATATAAGTGAAGAGGAAGCTTGGGAAATACTAGATAAAATAGCAGGTGTTATGATTGGTACCTTCAATTCTTGGAAAGAATTTGGAATATCGTATATTGTAGGAGGATTGTTCTGGACTTACAGAAAAGACCCGTCTGAAACATACAGCCGTTATTACGAAACAGTAGAAGCCTTGGAAGGTCTTTTAACTGAAACAGGTGAGGAAGAAGATGGAGAGTGGTTAAGAAATCCTTGGATTGAAGAGGTGCTATAA
- a CDS encoding Imm17 family immunity protein — MNNPISDLYIKFMEKIDPYLRRYPYLVGLIGGGLLFFGAIFKWNWICNPTGSKRFMRTVYEIFGEGGFRFFTGLFGAIIIIFSLSLWLKK, encoded by the coding sequence ATGAATAATCCAATTAGTGATTTATATATAAAGTTTATGGAAAAGATAGATCCTTATTTAAGAAGATACCCATATCTTGTAGGATTAATAGGAGGAGGACTGCTTTTCTTTGGAGCTATTTTTAAATGGAACTGGATTTGTAATCCTACAGGATCAAAAAGATTTATGAGAACTGTCTATGAAATCTTTGGAGAAGGGGGATTTAGATTTTTTACAGGATTATTTGGAGCAATTATTATAATTTTTTCTTTATCTTTATGGCTGAAAAAATAA